Within the Dialister hominis genome, the region ATTTCGATGATTACGGGGCCGAGCTGGAACAATTCATCGGGAAACCGAATGACGGGACAGAAGGGACGGAGCTTTACCGCTACGTGAAAGAAGCTCTTCAGGTAAATCCTCACATCCGTTCAGTTAATGATGTTTTCATGAAGCAGGATAAGAAAAAAGTCACGCTGACCGTTTCCCTTGATACGGATTATGAAAGCCAGTCAGTAGAAGTGGAGGTGTGAAATGGCATTTCAGGCAGAAGACCGGGAAGTAATCCTGGCAAGGCTCATTGAAGCCTATAAAAAATACAGAAAGAATAATGCCAGCGAAGTGGAAGGCACTTTTGCATTCGACGACCTGGCGGCCAACTCCGTAGAATTTCAGAACATCCAGGCAGAAATGGAGCTGCTGATAGAAGCAATGTTCCCGCAGTCATCCTGGGGGGAATACCTTGACCTTCTAGCAGATGAACTAGGGAACGGCATGAAGCGGAGAGCCGCGACAAAGGCCGTGGTAGTACTTACCCTTTCCGGAACGGCAGGGACCGAAGTGAACACAGGAGTACTTTTTGCGACAGACGGGAAAATCAACTTCATCACAACCGAGGCATGCACTATCGGAGAAGATGGCTTATGCACTGTAAAAGCAGAGGCCCAGACGGCTGGGAAAGAAGGGAATGTAAAGGCAGGAACTATCGTCAAAATCCCTGTTTCCATTTATGGTGTGAGCGCAGTCACTAATAAAGAAGACGCTTATAACGGCTATGACGAGGAGACGGACGATTCACTTAGAGAAAGACTTCTGTTCAGGCTGAGACATCCGGTTACGTCCGGGAATGCGAATGAATACGTTGACTGGGCTGAATCTGTCGGAGGAGTAGGTGCTGCAAAGTGCATCCCGCTTTGGAATGGGAATGGAACAGTCAAGGTTATCATCGTGGATGCGAACAATGAACAAGCTAATGATGAGTTACTGAATGCAGTAAAGAATTACATTGAAACAGTAAGGCCAATCGGGGCTTCAGTCACAGTTATAACGCCGGAAATTCTGAAGGTTAGCGTGGCAGCTGAAGTTACTGTAGCATCTGAAGATTATGTTGCTAAAATTACGGAAGCCATTAATGAATATTTCAGAAGAGAAGGGTTCAACTCGAATTATGTTTCCATTGCGCACATCGGGAAGATAATGCTTGAGACAGGAGCTATCAGCGACTATGAATCGCTCACAATTAACGGAGGAATCAGCAACATTAGTGTAGATGATAACCATGTTCCACGGCTTGGGACGCTTACACTGGAGGTAAAATGAATGAGTTTAATCAGAAGTAGGCCGGTAGACATTTCATTATATCTACCAGGATTCCTTACAAAAAGTGCCGAATATAAAGCCGGGCTGGATGCGGAAAGCGGAGAGCATGAAAGAATGCGAATTGTACTGCTTGACATAGAAAAGCAGTTTAATGTCAAAACAGTAGACTGGGGGATAAATCTCTGGGAAGACTTGTACGCGATCAATCAGGATAGAAGCAAAAGCAGCCTAATTAGCAGACGTGATGTTGTGCTTGCTAAAATGGTTCCTCCATCCGTTGTCAATGAGCCTTTTATGGACAGGCTGGTCAATGCTTATGTTGCTGATAAGAAAGCCGAAATCGTAAGCTACATAGACGAATACAGAATTGAGATCCTATATCACGGTGGGCAGATCCTTGATTATGATAATCTTCGGAAATCAATCAGAGAATATTTACCGGCGCATCTGGGATACAAACTGGTTACGTTCACTTCTGGAGATTTATATTTCCATGCAGCCGGAATTGTCCAGAACTATAAAAAGATTACAGTCGATATGGACAGCAGTGTCCATCTGGAGGCCGCTGACACCACAATCCATTATGCAGGACAAGTAGTCCATAATTATAGAAAATTATCTATTTCGGGGGGGTACTAAACCATGGCTAAATTTCCAAGTTTAACATTTACCGAAGCAGGCATGAAGATGCTGATTCAGTCCCAGAACGGGCACACACTCACTTTTACCAAAGGCAAGCTTGGCAGCGGCGTTCTGACAGACAGCGATGACATTACCAAATTTACCGACTTGAAGGCTCCCAAAATGGAGCTCCCGGTGGTAAAGAAAGATGATTCGGGTAAAGAAAAGATTTCCCTTACATTTAACACGTCAAACACGGCTCTTGAAGAAGGATTCGTCTCCAGAGAGCTGGGCGTGTTTGCAAAGCTGGACGACGGGGCCGAAACACTCTACGCATACAGTAACGCCGGAAACGATTATGATTACATCCCAAACAAGGACACACCGACAGATGAAAACAGGTTGGTTGTGAACCTCATCGTAAGCTCTTCTGCAAATATTGCTGTGCTGGTGGATGGCTCCATCGTTTACGCTCACATGAGCGACCTTGACGATAGACTGCAAGTGACCGCTACGGTAGGGAAGCCGGCAAGTATGGACGAAAAAGGCCTTTGGGTGGAAATCAAAGACGGGCTGAGATCTATTCTTCATCGGTGGAATAAGACAACGAATAGCTATGACACACTGCACCCTGAGACGGAATCTGCCCAGATTACCGACTGGCACTCTGGAATTATGGCAAGCCTCGCAAGCAAGACACTTGGGACCGTAGTGGATGCTATTACCACTGATTCAGTACTGGGAAAGCTTATAAAGCTGCTTTTAGATGCTAGCGGAGTAAAGTATTTAATTGATACAAATGGGTATGTATGCTTTGGCAGTCTGTTTGGCGGGCTAATTATACAGTGGGGATTCTACGTTTGTAATGCGAGTCAATCGTACCCGATAGCTTTTAGCATAAATCCATATTGTATTGCGGCGTCGGTGTTAGCTA harbors:
- a CDS encoding DUF2634 domain-containing protein, producing the protein MANPFIAGPQSDNLIKASHETFREFAWDFERNDFIRDDNGQYIILEGNAALKVWIYKCLMTERYRYRAYFDDYGAELEQFIGKPNDGTEGTELYRYVKEALQVNPHIRSVNDVFMKQDKKKVTLTVSLDTDYESQSVEVEV
- a CDS encoding putative phage tail protein, coding for MSLIRSRPVDISLYLPGFLTKSAEYKAGLDAESGEHERMRIVLLDIEKQFNVKTVDWGINLWEDLYAINQDRSKSSLISRRDVVLAKMVPPSVVNEPFMDRLVNAYVADKKAEIVSYIDEYRIEILYHGGQILDYDNLRKSIREYLPAHLGYKLVTFTSGDLYFHAAGIVQNYKKITVDMDSSVHLEAADTTIHYAGQVVHNYRKLSISGGY
- a CDS encoding gp53-like domain-containing protein, with product MAKFPSLTFTEAGMKMLIQSQNGHTLTFTKGKLGSGVLTDSDDITKFTDLKAPKMELPVVKKDDSGKEKISLTFNTSNTALEEGFVSRELGVFAKLDDGAETLYAYSNAGNDYDYIPNKDTPTDENRLVVNLIVSSSANIAVLVDGSIVYAHMSDLDDRLQVTATVGKPASMDEKGLWVEIKDGLRSILHRWNKTTNSYDTLHPETESAQITDWHSGIMASLASKTLGTVVDAITTDSVLGKLIKLLLDASGVKYLIDTNGYVCFGSLFGGLIIQWGFYVCNASQSYPIAFSINPYCIAASVLASTTDSNYYIISVDNDSNRSFILNGWRDNVKQGDIYAAVIAIGK
- a CDS encoding baseplate J/gp47 family protein; the protein is MAFQAEDREVILARLIEAYKKYRKNNASEVEGTFAFDDLAANSVEFQNIQAEMELLIEAMFPQSSWGEYLDLLADELGNGMKRRAATKAVVVLTLSGTAGTEVNTGVLFATDGKINFITTEACTIGEDGLCTVKAEAQTAGKEGNVKAGTIVKIPVSIYGVSAVTNKEDAYNGYDEETDDSLRERLLFRLRHPVTSGNANEYVDWAESVGGVGAAKCIPLWNGNGTVKVIIVDANNEQANDELLNAVKNYIETVRPIGASVTVITPEILKVSVAAEVTVASEDYVAKITEAINEYFRREGFNSNYVSIAHIGKIMLETGAISDYESLTINGGISNISVDDNHVPRLGTLTLEVK